The genomic stretch TTCATGTAAATATTCTTTTTGATGCCCGTGATCCGGGAGAAAGGGATCGAGCCGAGAAGGCCCGTAGAGATCTTTTCTCCGGGGTGTTGGAGCTTGAGGGAACTATCTCCGGAGAACACGGTATCGGCCTTACCAAGATGCTTTACCTTCCTCAAGAAGTGTCCCCTCCTGCCCTTTCCTTGATGAAAGGGATAAAAAAGGTCTTTGACCCCCGGGAAATCCTTAACCCAGGAAAGATATTTTCCTGACAATCAACCTTTTCTGGTTTTTCTCCGAAAAGAAATCTATGAAGGGAAGAATTCTTATCCGGGAGATATCAGATCAGGATCAAGGAGTGGCTGTCTCTGTCCGGAAGGAGATCGCCTTCTCTTGTGAGTCCTGCTCCCGCTTTGAGTTCGATGAGACAGGGTGCCGTCACTGGGGCAAACTGACATGCCCTCTCCTGGCTGCCTTCACCCTTCTTAATGCCCTGGGTCTGGAAAGGTTGCCCCGGGCCTGATCAGTCCTCCACCACCAGGGAGCCAAAGACCTCCGGGAACCTCTGCTTAAGATCCTCAAGGAGCATAAGCATTATCTGGCGCATGGAAGGGTCTGCGGCCCTGGAAGTCCGGAGTTTAAGGATGTGGAGCCATTCTAGGAGGTTAGCAAAGGTGACGATCTCCGTCTTGCAGGAGTTGGGAAGTACGGTCCGAGCCGCCTGAGGAGAGGAGGTCTTAAGGAGCTCAAGATAGGCTTCTTCTGCCTTTCGGCAGGCTTCCTTCCAGATCTTATATTCCGGGGTGTTCTCAGGATAGAAGATAGGCCGGATGAAGGTTACTCCTCCGCCAAATTTATCCTCGCCGTAGCGGCAATATCTCTGCGATTCCTGAAGATAAGATGCCACTCGGTGTCGTACCAGCTCATGGCTTACCGCTCGGTTAATAACAAAACGCACCAGAAGATAGCGGTGTTTGATGCGATATTCGATGGGAAGTTCGTCTATTTCTTCGGGGGCGAGGAGACGAATCTTGATACCTTCTTGAGGAACAAGGCCGTGTTTGGGAATAAGGTCTTCAAAGAGGACCGGCCAGCGGCGATGAAGATCAAGGATAAGGGCCTTCATCACCTTAAGGTCTTGGCCCTCTCGGAACATGTCCCGATAGGCCCGGGCATTGGCTGATAAGAGGTAGCGCCGGCGATCAAGCTTGTCCACGTTGAAAAAACGAGGGTTGCGTTCAAAAAAGCGGGCCATAGTGGACTCCGTGTCCACGGCCACTTCATAAACAAAGGCCGCCATCTCCAGCACGGATTCATGCCCCCGGCGGATAATCCCCTGAATAAAGGGCACAGCCGAGTCTTGGGTAATTCGATCCTCGCTTTTGTAGCAGATGCGGCCACAACGCTCTATCTGAGAAAGGACGTCCTGCCTTTTGAAGTATTCCTCAATGACCTCAAAGGAGGGATCTACAATCTTCATATCTCTCCGAATAACAGAGCCGGCTTTTTCTTGCAAATGCTTTTTGGGCTTTGTTAAAGTCCCTGCGGAAATTCTTTATCGGGGCTTGATAGTGACTTTTTTCCCGGCTTAATCTTTGTGAGTGTGCAGATAATTAAGACCAAGACATTTATCAGAAGTTGAACAAGGGGACCTACTGGACCTGGCTTGCAGGGTCCTATGGTAGTGGGGAAGCAAATTGATCATGGAGAG from Thermosulfuriphilus ammonigenes encodes the following:
- a CDS encoding FAD-dependent thymidylate synthase, which encodes MKIVDPSFEVIEEYFKRQDVLSQIERCGRICYKSEDRITQDSAVPFIQGIIRRGHESVLEMAAFVYEVAVDTESTMARFFERNPRFFNVDKLDRRRYLLSANARAYRDMFREGQDLKVMKALILDLHRRWPVLFEDLIPKHGLVPQEGIKIRLLAPEEIDELPIEYRIKHRYLLVRFVINRAVSHELVRHRVASYLQESQRYCRYGEDKFGGGVTFIRPIFYPENTPEYKIWKEACRKAEEAYLELLKTSSPQAARTVLPNSCKTEIVTFANLLEWLHILKLRTSRAADPSMRQIMLMLLEDLKQRFPEVFGSLVVED